One part of the Acidobacteriota bacterium genome encodes these proteins:
- a CDS encoding MgtC/SapB family protein, with the protein MTFESSALWNVVVAVLGGLAVGLEREWSGHASGHNARFAGLRTFTMMGLIAGLSGVWWTSGMQGPAIVVLAGTAGIIVMAYVVGSRHDVEATTEIAAFVVLAAGVMAGVGQISFASGTIAITVLLLAEKSRLHGMATRLGETEMLAAARFAVMATVVLPVLPREIGPWGPLGLVYPRQLWMLVLFFSGLSFVGFLARRAFGEHRGYAIAGVLGGLVSSTSVTLTFSRLSREHPDDERALASGVLGANVVLFPRVLLASFVLAPALTAALWPAFVAPVLIGLVLFFLGVRDAGAATRATGPRNPLEIVAALQMAAIFQVVLFGVALAEARFGNAGLYASAAVLGLSDVDALTVSMAQRAAADTPAAVAAGALTLGVLANTLVKMTIALVIGRGRYRVRTGAGLGLLAAALGAWLAVGRAWLAL; encoded by the coding sequence ATGACGTTTGAATCTAGCGCGTTGTGGAATGTGGTGGTGGCGGTGCTGGGCGGCCTGGCCGTGGGGCTGGAGCGCGAGTGGAGCGGCCACGCTTCTGGCCACAACGCCCGGTTCGCGGGACTTCGCACGTTCACCATGATGGGTCTCATCGCGGGCTTAAGCGGCGTGTGGTGGACGTCCGGCATGCAGGGCCCTGCGATTGTTGTCCTCGCTGGCACCGCCGGCATCATCGTGATGGCGTATGTGGTGGGCAGCCGCCACGACGTGGAAGCCACCACTGAAATTGCGGCGTTCGTGGTCCTGGCGGCCGGCGTGATGGCGGGCGTCGGACAAATCTCGTTCGCCTCCGGGACCATCGCCATCACGGTTCTGCTGCTCGCTGAAAAATCGCGCCTGCACGGCATGGCCACGCGGCTCGGTGAAACCGAGATGCTGGCGGCCGCGCGATTTGCCGTCATGGCGACCGTCGTGTTGCCGGTACTGCCGCGTGAGATTGGCCCCTGGGGTCCCCTCGGCCTCGTGTATCCGCGCCAGCTCTGGATGCTGGTGCTGTTTTTTTCAGGTCTCAGTTTCGTTGGCTTCCTGGCGCGCCGGGCGTTCGGCGAACATCGGGGCTACGCCATCGCGGGTGTTCTGGGTGGCCTGGTGTCGTCCACCTCGGTCACGCTGACCTTCTCGCGCCTGAGCCGGGAGCATCCGGATGATGAGCGGGCGCTCGCATCAGGCGTACTCGGCGCCAACGTGGTGTTGTTTCCGCGTGTACTGCTGGCGAGCTTCGTCCTGGCTCCCGCCCTGACGGCTGCCCTCTGGCCGGCATTCGTCGCTCCCGTGCTTATTGGCCTCGTGCTGTTCTTTCTCGGCGTGCGGGATGCCGGTGCGGCGACGCGCGCGACCGGTCCAAGAAACCCACTGGAGATCGTGGCGGCTCTGCAGATGGCCGCCATTTTTCAGGTGGTGCTATTTGGTGTGGCGCTGGCGGAGGCGAGGTTTGGCAACGCGGGGCTGTACGCGTCTGCCGCTGTCCTGGGATTGTCCGACGTGGATGCGCTGACCGTGTCCATGGCCCAACGCGCTGCCGCAGATACGCCCGCTGCGGTAGCGGCCGGAGCGCTCACGCTGGGCGTACTCGCGAATACCCTGGTCAAGATGACGATCGCCCTGGTGATTGGCCGGGGCCGATACCGTGTGCGCACGGGCGCCGGCCTCGGACTGCTTGCCGCAGCGCTGGGCGCCTGGTTGGCGGTAGGCCGGGCGTGGTTGGCGCTGTAG